The following DNA comes from Triticum aestivum cultivar Chinese Spring chromosome 3D, IWGSC CS RefSeq v2.1, whole genome shotgun sequence.
ATAACTTTTTATACTTAGATTGGTCTCTCGAAGTAGGGATTTTTTTATCTCCAGACAGACTGCTCTGCAGGATCAGATCATACTCCGTTTCTTCTGGTAGCCTCTCTTGCTGTTGCGTTGTAACAACGAGAGTGTATGTGGTGAACCTGGAAGGCACAATGCCGTATAGTGGGAGACttgcaaagcaacgccaaggcttGGTGCTCTTCTCTATAAGCCTGAATACCGTGTGTTCATCTGTGTTGGTTCTGACAGGGAAGCGAAGCTCGACAAGGTACACGTCAAGTTGGTCCTGCGGAACAACTCAGGTTGTCAATCAACATCTTGGTAAATGGATTTTTTTTTGCTGAAATCATTTCCCATTTCATCTTTGCATTCTCGTTTTTGGCAAAAAGGAAATATTTGCATGCTTAACTGTAGTTGCACAAGAAGTTCATGACATCTCACATACTGTACTTAGTTTGCTTGAAAACAGGGTGATGTCTCTGTCTCTATTTGCAAAGCTAGTGTGATAAGGTTGGAGTAGGTGACTAGGAAATTTATGTCATGTTTAATTTGGATGAGTAGCGCGTACTTCTGGATAAGCCTTCAGGTTTACTGTAACATGAGACAGTAAAACGAAATGATCTTAAGTTAATAGGACTCACAGAATATTTTTTATGCTATAATTCAGAATAGTCAGGCTTCAGAAACAGAAAGATGCAACTAAATTAACTAACAATCAAACTGAAATTTTATAACACTAAAACTGTTGTTGAATTTCGAAGTCAAGGCTTGAAATTTGAATACCCATAAATCTAAACGCATGCTGAAGAAGAAAACATACTCTGGTCTTTTCAAGTGAATATTACATAGTTGGTTTCTTGGTGAAAACTTCTGTTTGTGTGTGTTAAATTTTGGCAAGGAATTCTATGATAAGGCAAATATATTTTGTCTCAATATCTCCATAGTGAACTTGAGTTTATCCAGAAGCTCCGAGTGATTAACAACAAAGGCAAATGGGAAACACACGAGCTCACATCTTAAACATACCCTCGTTTCCGTGCTTTCTGTTTCAGTAAGCCTATCAATTACATATTGTATACTAGTTGGTCTTCTTGCAGGATTGAAATCAGCGCACTCTATTGCTATGTTAGTGCATACTCGTACTTGCAGTTTCTGTGATGTTTCCAGCCTACTGCTCCACCTTTCAAGTACCTGCAAATTTGCAATTGTGAGTTAGCACTTACACGAATCGACATATTTTTAAGATGAAAAAAAAACTGAATATGTATATTACATTATTTGCCCTATTATCTTTTAGCTTTTTTCCAATGAAAGAGCCCCAAAGACCCCAATTTCACTATGAAATTGCCAAATCGGAGAAGTCTTACATGCAAGCATGCGCTTCTTTAGCATAAACATACACTCATTTGACAGAAGCAGAAGAGCACAAAACTTAAAATTCACTGCAACCATTACAACAGGAAGCAAATGTCAGTTTTATTGTTGCCGACAGCATAGCCAAGCCTGGGTGCCACTGTATTCCAACCATATGGATGGGAAATTGTTAAGATATATTGCATTACCCTCCTTTCCCATCAACTTAGAATTTGGGGTGAACTGGTTTGTGCATACATTTTAAGATGGTACTAGAGCCAAGTGTTTTTGAACTCAAAACTCGGCCGACATAGTATTTATTAAAAATGTTTACGGTCTACATCAGTCACATGTCTAAGGCCCGTGGAGCCTTGACGAGAGGGGATTGCTGAGATATATTGCATTACCCACATTCCCCGTCAGCTTAGGAGATACATTGCACTGTGCTCCTTTTCCATCAACTTAGGCTTTTGAATGAACTGGTTCGATACACAGGAGCTTATGGAAATAGAAGGTAAATACTTGAATTTTACTATATTCATAGTGCCAATATATAATCATGCTTTTGGGTGAACTAGTTCGATACAAAACGAAGCTTATGGAAACATAAGTTGTTTTTTTTACTAAATTCATAGTGCAAATATATAATTGACGTATATAAATACGAGCACCAGGATTTTCTTTTACGAAATTTCGGTAGGAGCACTACCAATACTATTTGAAGAGAAGCTCAACCATTTGTCCTCGGAGGCAACCTTTCTAAAGGCCACTGTTCTCACATTAACCAACTCCTTAGCTTAGCGAGTCATCAGCATATCAGTAAGAGTCCTAATATGGTCCTTAATTAAACTATCTGGTAACACTCAAAACGGTCCTCAGCACGATATTTTGGCGCTCATACGGTACCAAGTCATGGAAATACTGCAGCGGGCTTCTGAGTTTCATGACCACTTGAAGTGCTGCCAAAGAACTTAAGGACCTTGGATGTATTTTACTATTCAAAAACTCCGTTTTGTACTCCTGCCGTCCATAGGAACTTTTAGTTCGGTTGGAGTGGCAGGTACCCTTCTGAACAGGTTTGTATGTCTATGGCAATTTTTTTCGGGGATGTCTATGGCAATTATCCAATCTAAACAAGTCGAAGTTGATGTTAATTAGATTTCTACAGAGTGTTCTTGTTTAGCACTTGGAAAACATTACCATTCTCAAATTACGGGAGGTATATGTTATGAAGATTAATTAGTGTGGTATGATCAGTAAGATGATGGCAATGGCATGCAGCTGCGTGTCCATGGTTGAGATGCAGAAAGAGCCTGTGGTTTGACAAGTCATCCGTATATCAGCTTTCGGCGTGGCAAAAAATAATCATTCTAGGGTGTTGTTTGCACTGGTTTTAGAAGTTAGCATCATGGTGTGGACACTTTCATAGTTGAAGCTGATCGAGCACTATAACTTAGTGTAGTGGAAAATATATTCCTAAAAATGCATTAGTCAAAATAAAACACACAATAATTATTTAAAGTAGAGCTTTTATCTAGAGATTGCCCATTGTTCTTACTTCCCCAGCTTCATGGTATCCTTTTGCTCCAGTTAGTATCTCCATGATTATAACACCAAGAGCATACAAGTCATATTTGAATGTAATTACGCCATTGGTGAATTCTGGTGCCAGATATCCACTGCGTCAAAAAGGAACAAACTGGTCAATTAAAGTGCAGAGGTAGTGCTAATAAATTATCACAGGCAAGAAAGCCTGAGTTCTAAAGAGGCTTAGCCAGCTTACGGGGTTCCAGCAACTATTGTAACAATAGTCCGGGTTTGGTCTTCTTTGAAGCACCTCGATACACCAAAGTCAGTGATTTTCGGCACCATTTTATCGTCCATGAGTATATTTGCTGGCTTAAGATCCAGGTGAACAATATTTTGTGTGTGAAGGTAATTCAATCCCTCACAGATTCCTTTTATTATTTTGTAGCGATCACGCCATTCAAGTCCACTAGATGCATCTGCATAAATGGGACAAGAGAAATGTGGTTTAGTATTTGAAATGAAATCCTTGCTATCCGAACTGTAGTTAGTACATGACATGGAATGTAAATTGTGTTTGGGTGTGATGTTTGAACAAAATAATCTTTAGTAAGGAAAATCGTGATCCTACCAGAGATATACTTCAAAAGATCCCCCTTGGGTACATACTCAAAGCAGAGTATTCTTTCTTGAATGCCAGCCATGATAGATTTTCCTTCATATTTTAAGAATTCCTCCTGTGTGTCGCTACAGTATCCCAGAAACCGTACTATATTTTTGTGCTTCGCCTTCATCAGACATTCAATCTCCTGCCGGAACTTATCCTCATACAAATACGTGTTGGACAACTTCTTCACAGCGACCGTGCCATTGTCAAGGACTCCCTGCGGTGCGGCGTGCCCTGCCACTGTTTAGATTAACTATGACCAAGAAGTGATGCCATGCCAGGGCAGTTGGAATTTTCCTACCTTATAGACCACCGCAAATCCGCCACTTCCAATTTTATGGCCCGGAGAGAAATTGTTTGTGATGTTTTCAAGAAGTGATAACGGCAGAGCCTTCGGTTCTTTGGTTTCATCCAACAGCATACACTCCAGGTCGACCCGGGCACGAGCTTGGCGATCCATTCAGGATTAAATAACCAGAGAACCCTTGAAACAAGAGCAAGAACATGTTCGTAGAGACGTGATCACAGGTCAGTGATTGCTTTTCTGGTTTGTACACAGGAAAACTTCAAGCTAGCGATACAAGACAGAGAAAGCAGAAATTACCTAGAGAAGCTTCAGATAGATGTTATCCGCAGCTGGGTAGTGAGGAAGACGAGCTTCAGATGGATGTTATCCGCAGCTGGGAGACAGGTCGTCTAATGATTCCATCGAACGCCATGGAAGAAATAGACCCGctgtataataataataattaattattaTGTGAGATGTGTAATGTACTGCAAGTGAACGGCTACTTCTAGTTCAACGTCCGTACAATTGGTTAGGGAGCTCCGAGTACATTTTCCGTCCGTCCAACGTCCCCTTCAATTACACCATCCAATGGAGAAAAGGGACGTGCGATTGTCTGGCTACTTCTAGTTCCACGTTTCAAGTTTGAACTGGTCCATCAATTGGATGCATCAGACACATCAAATAATTAGTGCAGCTAGGACCGTTCAACCAAAACCAAGAGAAGGTTCAATCGATCATGGTGCCCAGTCCCATCTGATGACTCGCTGTCGCGTAGTCATCACCTCGAACCATGATTTAGACATAATCAGGTGGATGACAAGTCCAGTTGGACCGTATACCTCAGCATCCATCCCCTTCCTCACCCCCCAACCCCCCAATCCTCTTCcaaagcgacgacggaagaagccTAGCCCTATAGCCATCAAGCCATGGCCGCCAAGGACCCATCGTATCTCGAGACCACTACTCTCCTTAGTCAAGAGATCCAGCAAAAGGAGCTTCGCTTCAAATTGTACTTGTTCCAGCACACTCAAGGCGAGCCAAATCGGAACGAGCGCGCTGTATCGTCTTTGCATGCCCCCCATGAGTTTGGGTCCATCGTCGTTCATGACTGGACCATACGGGATGGTCCTAACCTCCAAGATAAAATTGTTGCGCGCGCCCAAGGACTGCATCTCGGGGCCGGTATGAACGAAACAAACTGGTTTACCAGTTTCAACATAATTTTCACCGATGAGAGGTTTGGTGTTTTTACACTTGTGAATTTGTACCACTCCATTGATTCACACTTGTTAACTATGTCGTTAATCTTGTGGGATGCTATTTAGGTTCAAGGGATCCACTCTTCAGGTGCTCGGAACTACGAGCATAAGAGATGGTGAATGGGCCATCACTGGTGGCACCGGAGAGTTTGCCTTTGCGCAGGGTGTTGCCACTCACATAAAAAGCAAGGAACGTGGTGGTGCTGGCCGTGACTGGGAGCTCCGAATCCGCGCTACGTGCCTCACCTTCCCCAAACCGGTCAGATGCTATATCTTTTTTCACTCTAGCTTGTTTTTTGTTCTTTTGCAAAATGCACTCTGGCTAGCTTTTAATTATGAGAAATTTTAGGATACGTCCAATGTTTATTGGACTGTTCACTGTCCTCTAAAACTGCCCTTTTTTGTTACATCATTACTGTCTTCAAAGTATATATATTACTTTGACACTCAATTTCTATTACAACATATTTAAAAATCCAACAGAACTACATATTG
Coding sequences within:
- the LOC123080400 gene encoding uncharacterized protein isoform X1, translated to MDRQARARVDLECMLLDETKEPKALPLSLLENITNNFSPGHKIGSGGFAVVYKGVLDNGTVAVKKLSNTYLYEDKFRQEIECLMKAKHKNIVRFLGYCSDTQEEFLKYEGKSIMAGIQERILCFEYVPKGDLLKYISDASSGLEWRDRYKIIKGICEGLNYLHTQNIVHLDLKPANILMDDKMVPKITDFGVSRCFKEDQTRTIVTIVAGTPGYLAPEFTNGVITFKYDLYALGVIIMEILTGAKGYHEAGEVLERWSSRLETSQKLQVRVCTNIAIECADFNPARRPTSIQYVIDRLTETESTETRDQLDVYLVELRFPVRTNTDEHTVFRLIEKSTKPWRCFASLPLYGIVPSRFTTYTLVVTTQQQERLPEETEYDLILQSSLSGDKKIPTSRDQSKYKKLFDEAKESGSEVREMLKTVFASQEQTMSAQTISRRIKDQRIISLKNTHGVLCSLDAHPTEPCIITGHQNGDVCIWNYDTQRQMDSFSISKESVMPSYVPKKVHSVKVVSRKKWFVAGTSDGVIHVYNYDNKIQKLRSFRAASDCFITSMAVNPTRPYILSSAYRDMKLWDWSKGWECRHSFVEEHSDTIRQVAFNPMDTSIFASASDDLTVKVWSIDSPESKYTLSGHLDKVNCFDFFTCDDRQYLITGSDDHTAKIWDMEEKACVHTMEAFMSPVISVIAFPDSPYLITGSRDGSVYFWSSSKFSEFCKVPRLERIVNFGSGGAIWGFGHFMGSRRIVIGQEYTVSIMAIDNEDEPFASEDSNENPI
- the LOC123080400 gene encoding uncharacterized protein isoform X2 — protein: MDRQARARVDLECMLLDETKEPKALPLSLLENITNNFSPGHKIGSGGFAVVYKGVLDNGTVAVKKLSNTYLYEDKFRQEIECLMKAKHKNIVRFLGYCSDTQEEFLKYEGKSIMAGIQERILCFEYVPKGDLLKYISDASSGLEWRDRYKIIKGICEGLNYLHTQNIVHLDLKPANILMDDKMVPKITDFGVSRCFKEDQTRTIVTIVAGTPGYLAPEFTNGVITFKYDLYALGVIIMEILTGAKGYHEAGEVLERWSSRLETSQKLQVRVCTNIAIECADFNPARRPTSIQYVIDRLTETESTETRDQLDVYLVELRFPVRTNTDEHTVFRLIEKSTKPWRCFASLPLYGIVPSRFTTYTLVVTTQQQERLPEETEYDLILQSSLSGDKKIPTSRDQSKYKKLFDEAKESGSEVREMLKTVFASQEQTMSATISRRIKDQRIISLKNTHGVLCSLDAHPTEPCIITGHQNGDVCIWNYDTQRQMDSFSISKESVMPSYVPKKVHSVKVVSRKKWFVAGTSDGVIHVYNYDNKIQKLRSFRAASDCFITSMAVNPTRPYILSSAYRDMKLWDWSKGWECRHSFVEEHSDTIRQVAFNPMDTSIFASASDDLTVKVWSIDSPESKYTLSGHLDKVNCFDFFTCDDRQYLITGSDDHTAKIWDMEEKACVHTMEAFMSPVISVIAFPDSPYLITGSRDGSVYFWSSSKFSEFCKVPRLERIVNFGSGGAIWGFGHFMGSRRIVIGQEYTVSIMAIDNEDEPFASEDSNENPI
- the LOC123080400 gene encoding uncharacterized protein isoform X4 produces the protein MDRQARARVDLECMLLDETKEPKALPLSLLENITNNFSPGHKIGSGGFAVVYKGVLDNGTVAVKKLSNTYLYEDKFRQEIECLMKAKHKNIVRFLGYCSDTQEEFLKYEGKSIMAGIQERILCFEYVPKGDLLKYISDASSGLEWRDRYKIIKGICEGLNYLHTQNIVHLDLKPANILMDDKMVPKITDFGVSRCFKEDQTRTIVTIVAGTPGYLAPEFTNGVITFKYDLYALGVIIMEILTGAKGYHEAGEVLERWSSRLETSQKLQVRDQLDVYLVELRFPVRTNTDEHTVFRLIEKSTKPWRCFASLPLYGIVPSRFTTYTLVVTTQQQERLPEETEYDLILQSSLSGDKKIPTSRDQSKYKKLFDEAKESGSEVREMLKTVFASQEQTMSAQTISRRIKDQRIISLKNTHGVLCSLDAHPTEPCIITGHQNGDVCIWNYDTQRQMDSFSISKESVMPSYVPKKVHSVKVVSRKKWFVAGTSDGVIHVYNYDNKIQKLRSFRAASDCFITSMAVNPTRPYILSSAYRDMKLWDWSKGWECRHSFVEEHSDTIRQVAFNPMDTSIFASASDDLTVKVWSIDSPESKYTLSGHLDKVNCFDFFTCDDRQYLITGSDDHTAKIWDMEEKACVHTMEAFMSPVISVIAFPDSPYLITGSRDGSVYFWSSSKFSEFCKVPRLERIVNFGSGGAIWGFGHFMGSRRIVIGQEYTVSIMAIDNEDEPFASEDSNENPI
- the LOC123080400 gene encoding serine/threonine-protein kinase ATG1 isoform X3, giving the protein MDRQARARVDLECMLLDETKEPKALPLSLLENITNNFSPGHKIGSGGFAVVYKGVLDNGTVAVKKLSNTYLYEDKFRQEIECLMKAKHKNIVRFLGYCSDTQEEFLKYEGKSIMAGIQERILCFEYVPKGDLLKYISDASSGLEWRDRYKIIKGICEGLNYLHTQNIVHLDLKPANILMDDKMVPKITDFGVSRCFKEDQTRTIVTIVAGTPGYLAPEFTNGVITFKYDLYALGVIIMEILTGAKGYHEAGEVLERWSSRLETSQKLQVRVCTNIAIECADFNPARRPTSIQYVIDRLTETESTETRDQLDVYLVELRFPVRTNTDEHTVFRLIEKSTKPWRCFASLPLYGIVPSRFTTYTLVVTTQQQERLPEETEYDLILQSSLSGDKKIPTSRDQSKYKKLFDEAKESGSEVREMLKTVFASQEQTMSAQTISRRIKDQRIISLKNTHGVLCSLDAHPTEPCIITGHQNGDVCIWNYDTQRQMDSFSISKESVMPSYVPKKVHSVKVVSRKKWFVAGTSDGVIHVYNYDNKIQKLRSFRAASDCFITSMAVNPTRPYILSSAYRDMKLWDWSKGWECRHSFVEEHSDTIRQVAFNPMDTSIFASASDDLTVKVWSIDSPESKYTLSGHLDKVNCFDFFTCDDRQYLITGSDDHTAKIWDMEEKACVHTMEAFMSPVISVIAFPDSPYLITGSRDGSVYFWSSSKFSEFCKVPRLERIVNFGSGGAIWGFGHFMGSRSSQPR
- the LOC123080402 gene encoding uncharacterized protein; this translates as MAAKDPSYLETTTLLSQEIQQKELRFKLYLFQHTQGEPNRNERAVSSLHAPHEFGSIVVHDWTIRDGPNLQDKIVARAQGLHLGAGMNETNWFTSFNIIFTDERFKGSTLQVLGTTSIRDGEWAITGGTGEFAFAQGVATHIKSKERGGAGRDWELRIRATCLTFPKPVLVTKIGPWGGHGGKEFDIRESVPQHLESVTIRSGVAIDSIVFSYIDQAGKKQTLGPWGGDGELTDTITFAPLEIVKEVSGTSGTFGGDTVVTSLTFVTNVRTYGPFGKPNGTAFSVPLTDTNIVGFFVRAGRLVNAIGVYACPSVQNY